One genomic window of Stieleria sp. JC731 includes the following:
- the sufB gene encoding Fe-S cluster assembly protein SufB, protein MSTDAPSKPEIGEINKYNFRTETKGVFKAKKGLNREVVNQISDIKDEPDWMREFRLRSLDIFESKPMPKWGGSIDIDFQDIFYYLKPTEQQGRTWDDVPQEIKDTFDKLGIPEAEKKFLAGVKAQFESEVVYGSLEEDLAKKGVIFTDTDTAVREHPELLREYFGKVIPPEDNKFAALNSAVWSGGSFIYVPKGVTIDFPLQAYFRINAESMGQFERTLILVDEGANVHYVEGCTAPMYSTESLHSAVVEVVAKRNARCRYTTIQNWANNIYNLVTKRAWAYGDATMEWVDGNLGSKLTMKYPAVHMKEPGARGEILSIAFASAGQHQDAGAKLVHEAPNTTGQIISKSISKNGGRSSYRGLVAVQPGAHNSKNNVVCDALILDPESRSDTYPYIEISEQDVQIGHEASVSRIGEEQMFYLLSRGLTEQEASTMIVNGFIEPLVKELPMEYAIEMNRLIQLQMEGSVG, encoded by the coding sequence ATGAGCACCGACGCACCAAGTAAGCCCGAAATCGGCGAAATCAATAAGTACAACTTCCGCACCGAAACCAAAGGTGTGTTCAAAGCGAAAAAGGGTTTGAACCGCGAGGTTGTTAACCAGATTTCGGACATCAAGGACGAACCCGATTGGATGCGTGAGTTCCGCTTACGCTCGCTGGATATCTTCGAATCAAAGCCAATGCCCAAATGGGGCGGAAGCATCGACATCGATTTCCAGGACATCTTTTACTACCTCAAGCCGACCGAACAACAGGGTCGCACTTGGGATGATGTCCCACAAGAAATCAAAGACACGTTCGACAAGCTGGGCATTCCCGAAGCCGAGAAAAAGTTCTTGGCCGGTGTGAAGGCACAGTTCGAAAGTGAAGTTGTCTACGGGTCGCTGGAAGAAGACCTTGCCAAGAAAGGCGTTATCTTCACCGACACTGACACCGCCGTTCGCGAACATCCCGAACTGCTGCGTGAGTACTTCGGCAAAGTCATTCCGCCGGAGGACAACAAGTTCGCCGCGCTCAACAGTGCGGTCTGGTCCGGCGGTTCATTCATTTACGTCCCCAAAGGCGTGACGATTGATTTCCCATTGCAAGCGTACTTCCGCATCAACGCCGAAAGCATGGGACAGTTCGAACGAACCTTGATCCTGGTCGACGAAGGTGCCAACGTGCACTACGTCGAAGGCTGCACCGCGCCGATGTACAGCACCGAAAGCTTGCACAGCGCGGTTGTCGAAGTCGTTGCCAAACGGAACGCCCGCTGCCGTTACACAACGATCCAGAACTGGGCCAACAACATCTACAACCTGGTCACGAAACGTGCGTGGGCGTACGGTGACGCGACGATGGAATGGGTCGACGGCAACTTGGGCAGCAAGTTGACGATGAAGTATCCCGCCGTGCACATGAAAGAACCCGGCGCTCGCGGCGAGATCCTTTCGATCGCGTTTGCAAGTGCAGGTCAGCACCAGGACGCCGGTGCCAAGCTGGTCCACGAAGCGCCCAACACCACGGGCCAGATCATCAGCAAAAGCATCAGTAAGAATGGCGGACGAAGCAGCTATCGTGGCCTGGTAGCCGTTCAACCGGGTGCCCACAACAGCAAGAACAACGTCGTTTGCGACGCACTGATCTTGGATCCGGAAAGCCGCAGCGACACTTACCCGTACATCGAAATCAGCGAACAGGATGTCCAGATCGGACACGAAGCGAGCGTTTCGCGAATCGGTGAAGAGCAGATGTTCTACCTGCTGTCACGCGGCCTGACCGAACAAGAAGCCAGCACGATGATCGTCAATGGCTTTATCGAGCCACTCGTGAAAGAACTGCCGATGGAATACGCCATCGAAATGAATCGCTTGATTCAACTGCAAATGGAAGGCAGCGTCGGCTAG
- the sufC gene encoding Fe-S cluster assembly ATPase SufC, protein MTHVLKIEDLHVSVGDKPILRGVNLTINHGETHALMGPNGSGKSTLGLAIMGHPGYEVTSGSITLDGADVLEMEPDERARAGIFMAFQRPMAIPGVKMADFLRHATTNVRRPDRKEGEELIPMREFRKELKDKMEHLRMDVEFARRYVNDGFSGGEMKRAEILQLAMLQPKFAVLDETDSGLDADAVRLASESIADIGHQKMGLLIITHHDKLLEHNPPEFTHVMLGGRLVETGGKELAEELHRQGYDRIRKAYPEAEARNQEMLAEEAIV, encoded by the coding sequence ATGACTCACGTCTTGAAAATCGAAGACCTTCACGTTTCCGTCGGTGACAAGCCGATCCTGCGAGGCGTCAACCTGACCATCAACCATGGCGAAACCCACGCATTGATGGGCCCCAACGGTAGCGGCAAAAGCACGCTGGGCTTGGCGATCATGGGACACCCAGGATACGAAGTCACCAGCGGATCGATCACGCTTGACGGTGCAGACGTTTTGGAGATGGAACCCGACGAGCGTGCTCGTGCGGGGATCTTCATGGCATTTCAACGTCCGATGGCGATCCCCGGCGTCAAGATGGCCGACTTCTTGCGTCACGCGACCACCAATGTGCGACGTCCCGATCGTAAGGAAGGCGAAGAACTGATTCCGATGCGAGAGTTCCGCAAGGAACTGAAGGACAAGATGGAGCACCTCCGCATGGATGTCGAGTTCGCTCGTCGCTATGTCAACGACGGATTCTCCGGTGGCGAAATGAAGCGTGCCGAGATCCTTCAATTGGCGATGCTGCAACCCAAGTTTGCCGTGCTGGACGAAACCGACTCCGGCCTTGATGCCGACGCGGTTCGTTTGGCCAGTGAGTCGATCGCTGATATCGGTCACCAGAAAATGGGTCTGCTGATCATCACGCACCACGACAAATTGCTTGAGCACAACCCACCAGAATTCACGCACGTGATGCTGGGCGGACGACTTGTCGAAACCGGCGGCAAAGAACTTGCCGAAGAACTTCACCGCCAAGGATACGACCGAATTCGCAAGGCTTATCCAGAAGCCGAAGCACGCAACCAAGAGATGCTCGCCGAAGAAGCGATCGTCTAA